The following are encoded in a window of uncultured Pseudomonas sp. genomic DNA:
- a CDS encoding bestrophin family protein has protein sequence MIVRPRPSALHLFFVRRGSIFPHIASKLLSITLLSCVVVGLYEYGWMQWLSHVSAPPFSLLGLALSVFLGFRNSACYDRWWEARKQWGELIIQARGLARESQALLAGDDNARLRRLAIERCIAFAHALAAHLRGQDAPAACAAWVSPDELAALRQRRNVPDTLLNWINQDLAQCVRERRLSDVLYRGLEQRLDTLAASQAICERIKSTPTPFAYTLLLHRTAWLFCMLLPFGLVSSLEMLTPVLVTIIAYTFFGLDALGDELEEPFGLSDNDLPLSAMVRGIEIDLLETLGDTLPEPLQPQGYVLQ, from the coding sequence ATGATCGTTCGCCCGCGCCCCAGTGCGCTGCACCTGTTCTTCGTTCGCCGTGGTTCAATCTTCCCGCATATCGCCTCCAAGCTGCTGAGCATCACGCTGCTGTCCTGCGTGGTGGTGGGGCTCTATGAGTACGGCTGGATGCAGTGGCTTAGCCACGTCAGTGCCCCACCCTTTTCGCTGTTGGGGCTGGCCCTCTCGGTCTTTCTCGGCTTTCGCAACAGCGCCTGTTATGACCGCTGGTGGGAAGCGCGCAAGCAGTGGGGCGAGCTGATTATCCAAGCCCGCGGCCTGGCCCGCGAAAGCCAGGCATTGCTGGCCGGTGACGACAATGCGCGCTTGCGCCGCCTGGCCATCGAACGCTGCATTGCCTTTGCCCATGCCCTGGCCGCCCATCTGCGCGGCCAGGATGCGCCGGCGGCCTGTGCGGCATGGGTCAGCCCGGACGAACTGGCAGCCCTGCGCCAACGGCGCAACGTGCCAGATACCCTGCTCAACTGGATCAATCAGGATCTGGCGCAATGCGTGCGTGAACGCCGTCTTAGCGATGTGCTCTATCGCGGCCTGGAACAACGCCTGGACACCCTCGCCGCCAGCCAGGCCATTTGCGAACGCATCAAAAGCACCCCGACACCGTTCGCCTACACCTTGCTGCTGCACCGCACGGCCTGGTTGTTCTGCATGCTGCTGCCGTTTGGTTTGGTCAGCTCACTGGAAATGCTGACGCCGGTTCTGGTGACGATTATTGCCTACACCTTCTTCGGCCTCGATGCGCTGGGCGACGAGCTGGAGGAACCCTTCGGCCTGTCGGACAACGACTTGCCCCTGAGCGCCATGGTTCGCGGCATTGAGATCGACTTGCTGGAAACCCTTGGCGATACCCTGCCCGAACCCCTGCAACCGCAAGGCTACGTTTTGCAGTAA